A stretch of the Xiphophorus couchianus chromosome 15, X_couchianus-1.0, whole genome shotgun sequence genome encodes the following:
- the cdc42bpb gene encoding serine/threonine-protein kinase MRCK beta isoform X1: MSAQERLRRLEELLLEQKEAGCLSVEALLDLLLCLYTECSNSPLKREKHITEFLNWVKPFTSRVKDMRLKRDDFEMLKVIGRGAFGEVAVVKMKNTERVYAMKILNKWEMLKRAETACFREERDVLVKGDSQWITTLHYAFQDDNFLYLVMDYYVGGDLLTLLSKFEDRLPEDMARFYVAEMVLAIHSIHQQQYIHRDIKPDNVLLDVNGHIRLADFGSCLRMMEDGTVQSSVAVGTPDYISPEILQAMEDGMGRYGPECDWWSLGVCMYEMLYGETPFYAESLVETYGKIMNHEERFQFPSHVADVSEDAKDLIQRLLCSRDHRLGLNGISDFKGHAFFSAIDWENIRSAEAPYIPDVSSPTDTSNFDVDDDVLKNPDIGPPVSHTGFTGQHLPFVGFTFTTNSCFSDRSAAGRAAPGVRTEPDCGGGSEVEAFEKRIRRLEQEKQELNRKLQESTQALQAPARGGTLARDKEIKKLNEEIDRLKKKLADSDRLEHQLEEAVTLRQDYESSASKMKAVEKQVKSLRQEKDDIHKQLADSLERLRSQTKELKEAHSQRKLALQEFSELSERMAELRSSKQRLSRQLRDKEEEMDALMQKMDALRQEIRKTEKNRKELEAQLDEAKAEASKERKLRENSEVYSKQLETELQSLKSQQGRGAAGGGGGAVESQQELSRLKAELDKKVLFYEEELLRKDSAHSGEIKTLRKDLQESEGALLTANKELLQLRDKLDKANRNRQNEMEDIIAALKEKIEREKSMLTEENRKLTTENDRLCSFVETLTANNQQLEDDLHYLSSKKESVAHWEAQIAEIIQWVSDEKDARGYLQALATKMTEELETLRSSSLGARPLPESGVATPPRKPWPPIGGDRMDPLWKVRRSQKLDMSARLELQSALDAELKAKQMVQEELRKVKAANINLESKLKESEEKRQEVVEQVEGLKKEVEESRSRSDKGLKLPDFQDSMFDYFNTSPLVPDLTFRASLCSASSLLALWEETGDLDSTPEKSLPTPPSRSSASETEDGKTASVPESPSPILQSSALATLKPKAHQLSIKTFSSPTLCSHCTSLMVGLSRQGYACEVCSFICHVACKEHAPLLCPIPADQAKRPQGIDVQRGIGTAYKGYVRIPKPSGVKKGWQRAFAVVSDCKLFLYDIPEGKSTQPGVVASLVLDLRDEDLSVSSVLASDVIHATRKDIPCIFRVTSSQLSSQFSSVSLLVLAESEEEKKKWVRVLESLQNILTKNQLKNQQVHILHEAYDASLPLIKTALCAAVLDRERIALGTEDGLFIVEVTRDVIVRAADSKKVYQIELIPKEKMVALLCGRNRQVHLYPSGVLDGAESSFDTKLAETKNCQVLTTGLLRPGGPACLLAAAKRQVQCYEISRAKPYHKKLWEVQAPGTVQWLGMLRDRLCVGYSSGFALLALQGESSPISLVNPADPSLAFLAQQPMDALHALEVGAAEVLLCFSQLGLYVDGQGRRSRTQELMWPAAPLACCSNSSHLTVYSEYGVDVFDIHTTEWVQTISLRKFRPLNAEGTLNLLSSEPPRLVYFSNASSEGDLTIPETSDRSRKLMVRTRSKRKFLFKVPEEERLQQRREMLRDPELRSKMISNPTNFNHVAHMGPGDGMQVLMDLPLVGDLTSLSPSPSPSPSSSSSRHTLISPPSNFEHIYHMTSASAGAFLQKEASSSSSSQQSLLQPSSSSSSPSISSLGRSVMPSAQDDPIRDKPRPLSSISRQHRSKSHITRTASDFSSGASTRGACEPDLDLDREPDSDSTKHSTPSNSSNPSSPPSPNSPHRSQLTLDGLELEP, translated from the exons ATGTCGGCTCAGGAGCGGCTGCGGcggctggaggagctgctgctggagcagAAGGAGGCGGGATGCCTGAGCGTGGAGGCGCTGCTGGACCTGCTGCTCTGCCTCTACACCGAGTGCTCCAACTCCCCGCTGAAGAGGGAGAAGCACATCACCGAGTTCCTGAACTGGG tgaAGCCGTTCACCAGCCGGGTGAAGGACATGCGGCTGAAGAGAGACGACTTCGAGATGCTGAAGGTGATCGGACGAGGAGCCTTCGGGGAG GTTGCCGTGGTGAAGATGAAGAACACGGAGCGCGTTTACGCCATGAAGATCCTGAACAAGTGGGAGATGCTGAAGAGAGCCGAG ACGGCGTGTTTCCGGGAGGAACGGGACGTCCTGGTGAAAGGGGACAGTCAGTGGATCACCACTCTGCACTACGCCTTCCAGGATGACAACTTCCTG TACCTGGTGATGGACTACTACGTGGGCGGAGACCTGCTGACGCTGCTCAGTAAGTTTGAGGACCGTCTCCCTGAAGACATGGCCAGGTTCTACGTGGCAGAGATGGTTCTGGCCATCCACTCCATCCACCAGCAGCAGTACATCCACAG AGACATCAAACCGGACAACGTTCTGCTGGACGTCAACGGTCACATCCGGCTGGCCGACTTCGGCTCGTGTCTGCGGATGATGGAGGATGGAACG GTGCAGTCGTCTGTTGCCGTGGGAACCCCGGACTACATTTCCCCAGAGATCCTGCAGGCGATGGAGGACGGGATGGGACGCTACGGGCCGGAGTGCGACTGGTGGTCGCTGGGCGTCTGCATGTACGAGATGCTGTACGGAGAGACGCCGTTCTACGCCGAGTCGCTGGTGGAGACCTACGGCAAGATCATGAACCACGAG GAGCGTTTCCAGTTCCCCTCCCATGTGGCCGACGTCTCTGAAGACGCCAAGGATCTGATCCAGCGGCTGCTCTGCTCCCGGGACCACCGGCTGGGCCTCAACGGCATCTCGGACTTCAAGGGCCACGCCTTCTTCAGCGCCATCGACTGGGAGAACATCCGCTCCGCCGAGGCGCCGTACATCCCCGACGTCTCCTCGCCCACTGACACCTCCAACTTCGACGTGGACGATGACGTCCTGAAGAACCCG GACATCGGACCGCCGGTGTCTCACACCGGCTTCACCGGCCAGCACCTCCCCTTCGTCGGCTTCACCTTCACCACCAACAGCTGCTTCTCGGACCGCAGCGCGGCCGGCCGGGCGGCACCGGGAGTCCGAACGGAGCCGGACTGCGGCGGCGGCTCGGAGGTGGAGGCGTTTGAGAAGAGGATCCGCCGCCTGGAGCAGGAGAAGCAGGAGCTCAACCGCAAACTGCAAG AGTCCACCCAGGCCCTCCAGGCTCCGGCGCGGGGAGGAACTCTGGCCCGGGACAAAGAGATCAAGAAGCTGAACGAGGAAATCGACCGGCTCAAGAAGAAGCTGGCAG ACTCTGATAGGCTGGAGCACCAGCTGGAGGAGGCCGTCACGCTCAGGCAGGACTACGAAAGCTCCGCCTCCAAGATGAAGGCCGTGGAGAAGCAGGTGAAATCCCTGAGGCAGGAGAAGGACGACATCCACAAG CAACTGGCCGACTCTCTGGAGCGTCTGCGCAGCCAGACCAAGGAGCTGAAGGAGGCGCACTCCCAGAGGAAGCTGGCCCTGCAGGAGTTCTCGGAGCTGTCGGAGCGGATGGCCGAGCTGCGCTCCTCCAAGCAGCGCCTGTCCCGCCAGCTGAGGGacaaggaggaggagatggacgCGCTCATGCAGAAGATGGACGCCCTGAGACAGGAGATCCGCAAGACAGAGAAGAACCGCAAGGAG CTGGAGGCTCAGCTGGACGAGGCGAAGGCGGAGGCATCGAAGGAGAGGAAGCTGAGGGAGAACAGTGAAGTTTACTCCAAACAGCTGGAGACGGAGCTGCAGAGCCTGAAG TCCCAGCAGGGCCGAGGAGCTGCGGGCGGCGGCGGCGGAGCCGTGGAGTCCCAGCAGGAGCTGTCCCGGCTGAAGGCGGAGCTGGATAAGAAGGTTCTGTTCTACGAGGAGGAGCTGCTCCGGAAGGACTCGGCCCACTCCGGCGAGATCAAAACGCTCCGCAAGGACCTGCAGGAGTCAGAGGGGGCGCTGCTCACCGCCAAcaaggagctgctgcagctcagggACAAGCTGGACAAAGCCAACAGGAACAG GCAGAACGAGATGGAAGACATCATCGCTGCGCTGAAGGAGAAAATCGAGCGAGAGAAGAGCATGCTGACTGAAGAGAACCGCAAGCTAACGACCGAGAATGACAGG ctgtgTTCGTTCGTGGAAACCCTGACGGCTAACAACCAGCAGCTGGAGGACGACCTGCATTACCTGTCCTCCAAGAAGGAGAGCGTGGCGCACTGGGAGGCTCAGATCGCAGAGATCATCCAGTG GGTCAGCGATGAGAAGGACGCCCGCGGCTACCTGCAGGCGCTGGCTACCAAGATGACGGAGGAGCTGGAGACGCTGCGCAGCTCCAGCCTGGGAGCCCGACCTCTG CCTGAGTCAGGAGTGGCCACGCCCCCTAGGAAGCCCTGGCCTCCTATTGGTGGAGACAGGATG GACCCGCTGTGGAAGGTCCGCCGCAGCCAGAAGCTGGACATGTCGGCCCGTCTGGAGCTGCAGTCAGCTCTGGACGCCGAGCTGAAGGCCAAGCAGATGGTCCAGGAGGAGCTGCGCAAAGTCAAGGCTGCCAACATCAACCTGGAGAG TAAGCTGAAGGAGTCCGAGGAGAAGAGGCAGGAGGTGGTGGAGCAGGTGGAGGGTCTgaagaaggaggtggaggagagcCGCTCCCGCTCCGACAAAG GCCTGAAGCTCCCAGACTTCCAGGACTCCATGTTCGATTACTTCAACACGTCTCCTCTGGTTCCGGACCTCACCTTCAGG GCGTCACTTTGCTCCGCCTCCTCACTGCTCGCCCTTTGGGAAGAA ACGGGAGATTTAGACTCCACCCCCGAGAAGTCGCTCCCCACGCCGCCTTCCCGATCCTCCGCCTCTGAGACTGAG GACGGAAAAACGGCGTCAGTTCCCGAAAGCCCCTCCCCCATCTTACAGAGCTCAGCGCTGGCTACACTCAAG CCCAAAGCTCACCAGCTGAGCATCAAAACGTTCTCCAGCCCCACGCTCTGCTCCCACTGCACCTCCCTGATGGTGGGCCTCAGTCGCCAGGGATACGCCTGCGAAG TCTGCTCCTTTATCTGCCATGTGGCCTGTAAAGAGCACGCCCCCCTGCTGTGCCCCATCCCGGCGGATCAGGCCAAGAGGCCGCAGGGCATCGACGTCCAGAGGGGCATCGGCACCGCCTACAAGGGCTACGTCCGG aTCCCGAAGCCCAGCGGCGTGAAGAAGGGCTGGCAGCGAGCGTTTGCTGTGGTGTCGGACTGCAAACTGTTTCTCTACGACATTCCAGAGGGGAAGTCCACCCAGCCGGGCGTGGTGGCCAGTCTGGTCCTGGACCTCAG AGATGAAGATCTGTCCGTCAGCTCTGTGTTGGCGTCTGACGTAATCCACGCTACCAGGAAGGACATCCCCTGCATCTTCAGG GTGACGTCGTCGCAGCTGAGCTCGCAGTTCTCCTCGGTGTCGCTGCTGGTGCTGGCGGAGAgcgaggaggagaagaagaagtggGTCCGGGTTCTGGAAAGTCTGCAGAACATCCTGACCAAGAACCAGCTGAAGAACCAGCAGGTCCACATCCTGCATGAGGCTTACGACGCCTCGCTGCCCCTCATCAAGACGGCACTGTGCGCCGCTGTCCTGG ATCGGGAGAGGATCGCTCTGGGAACAGAAGACGGGTTGTTCATCGTCGAGGTTACAAGAGACG TCATCGTCCGGGCCGCTGACAGTAAGAAGGTTTATCAGATCGAACTCATTCCCAAGGAGAAGATGGTGGCTCTGCTGTGCGGCCGGAACCGGCAGGTCCACCTTTACCCGTCGGGGGTTCTGGATGGGGCGGAGTCGTCCTTCGACACCAAGCTGGCAGAGACCAAGAACTGCCAGGTTCTGACCACCGGGCTGCTCCGACCCGGAGGCCCCGCCTGCCTGCTGGCCGCCGCCAAGCGCCAG GTCCAGTGCTACGAGATCAGCCGGGCGAAGCCGTACCACAAGAAGCTGTGGGAGGTTCAGGCGCCGGGCACGGTCCAGTGGCTGGGCATGCTGCGGGACCGGCTGTGCGTGGGATACTCGTCCGGCTTCGCCCTGCTGGCGCTGCAGGGCGAGTCGTCGCCCATCAGCCTGGTGAACCCGGCCGACCCGTCCCTGGCCTTCCTGGCCCAGCAGCCCATGGACGCGCTGCACGCCCTGGAGGTCGGCGCCGCCGAGGTTCTGCTCTGCTTCAGCCAACTGGGCCTCTATGTGGACGGGCAGGGCCGGCGCTCCCGGACCCAGGAGCTGATGTGGCCCGCGGCGCCGCTGGCCTGCT GTTCGAACTCGTCCCACCTGACGGTTTACAGCGAGTACGGAGTGGACGTGTTCGACATCCACACCACCGAATGGGTCCAGACCATCTCCCTGCGCAAg TTCCGCCCCCTGAACGCTGAAGGAACGCTGAACCTGCTGAGCTCAGAGCCGCCTCGCCTGGTTTACTTCAGCAACGCCTCATCAG AGGGAGACCTCACCATCCCGGAGACGTCGGACCGCAGCAGGAAGCTGATGGTTCGGACTCGCAGCAAGAGGAAGTTCCTGTTTAAGGTTCCAGAAGAGGAGCGGCTCCAGCAGAGGAG GGAGATGCTGAGGGACCCGGAGCTCCGATCCAAGATGATTTCCAACCCGACCAACTTCAACCACGTGGCCCACATGGGACCGGGAGACGGCATGCAGGTCCTGATGGACCTCCCCCTG GTCGGTGACCTcacctccctctctccctccccgtctccttctccctcctcttcttcctcccgTCACACCCTCATCTCCCCCCCCTCCAACTTTGAGCACATCTATCACATGACGTCGGCATCGGCCGGCGCCTTCTTGCAGAAGGaggcctcctcttcctcctcctcccagcaGAGCCTCCTGcagccttcctcctcctcctcctctccctccatcTCCTCTCTGGGAAGG AGTGTGATGCCCTCCGCCCAGGACGACCCAATCAGAGACAAGCCCCGCCCACTGTCCAGCATCTCCCGGCAACACAGGAGCAAGTCGCACATCACGCGCACGGCTTCAG ATTTTAGTTCCGGAGCTTCAACACGCGGCGCCTGTGAGCcggacctggacctggaccgAGAG CCGGACTCGGACTCCACCAAGCACTCGACCCCCTCCAACAGCTCCAACCCCAGCAGCCCCCCCAGCCCCAACTCCCCCCACCGCAGCCAGCTCACCCTGGACGGCCTGGAACTGGAGCCCTAA
- the cdc42bpb gene encoding serine/threonine-protein kinase MRCK beta isoform X3 has translation MSAQERLRRLEELLLEQKEAGCLSVEALLDLLLCLYTECSNSPLKREKHITEFLNWVKPFTSRVKDMRLKRDDFEMLKVIGRGAFGEVAVVKMKNTERVYAMKILNKWEMLKRAETACFREERDVLVKGDSQWITTLHYAFQDDNFLYLVMDYYVGGDLLTLLSKFEDRLPEDMARFYVAEMVLAIHSIHQQQYIHRDIKPDNVLLDVNGHIRLADFGSCLRMMEDGTVQSSVAVGTPDYISPEILQAMEDGMGRYGPECDWWSLGVCMYEMLYGETPFYAESLVETYGKIMNHEERFQFPSHVADVSEDAKDLIQRLLCSRDHRLGLNGISDFKGHAFFSAIDWENIRSAEAPYIPDVSSPTDTSNFDVDDDVLKNPDIGPPVSHTGFTGQHLPFVGFTFTTNSCFSDRSAAGRAAPGVRTEPDCGGGSEVEAFEKRIRRLEQEKQELNRKLQESTQALQAPARGGTLARDKEIKKLNEEIDRLKKKLADSDRLEHQLEEAVTLRQDYESSASKMKAVEKQVKSLRQEKDDIHKQLADSLERLRSQTKELKEAHSQRKLALQEFSELSERMAELRSSKQRLSRQLRDKEEEMDALMQKMDALRQEIRKTEKNRKELEAQLDEAKAEASKERKLRENSEVYSKQLETELQSLKSQQGRGAAGGGGGAVESQQELSRLKAELDKKVLFYEEELLRKDSAHSGEIKTLRKDLQESEGALLTANKELLQLRDKLDKANRNRQNEMEDIIAALKEKIEREKSMLTEENRKLTTENDRLCSFVETLTANNQQLEDDLHYLSSKKESVAHWEAQIAEIIQWVSDEKDARGYLQALATKMTEELETLRSSSLGARPLPESGVATPPRKPWPPIGGDRMDPLWKVRRSQKLDMSARLELQSALDAELKAKQMVQEELRKVKAANINLESKLKESEEKRQEVVEQVEGLKKEVEESRSRSDKGLKLPDFQDSMFDYFNTSPLVPDLTFRTGDLDSTPEKSLPTPPSRSSASETEDGKTASVPESPSPILQSSALATLKPKAHQLSIKTFSSPTLCSHCTSLMVGLSRQGYACEVCSFICHVACKEHAPLLCPIPADQAKRPQGIDVQRGIGTAYKGYVRIPKPSGVKKGWQRAFAVVSDCKLFLYDIPEGKSTQPGVVASLVLDLRDEDLSVSSVLASDVIHATRKDIPCIFRVTSSQLSSQFSSVSLLVLAESEEEKKKWVRVLESLQNILTKNQLKNQQVHILHEAYDASLPLIKTALCAAVLDRERIALGTEDGLFIVEVTRDVIVRAADSKKVYQIELIPKEKMVALLCGRNRQVHLYPSGVLDGAESSFDTKLAETKNCQVLTTGLLRPGGPACLLAAAKRQVQCYEISRAKPYHKKLWEVQAPGTVQWLGMLRDRLCVGYSSGFALLALQGESSPISLVNPADPSLAFLAQQPMDALHALEVGAAEVLLCFSQLGLYVDGQGRRSRTQELMWPAAPLACCSNSSHLTVYSEYGVDVFDIHTTEWVQTISLRKFRPLNAEGTLNLLSSEPPRLVYFSNASSEGDLTIPETSDRSRKLMVRTRSKRKFLFKVPEEERLQQRREMLRDPELRSKMISNPTNFNHVAHMGPGDGMQVLMDLPLVGDLTSLSPSPSPSPSSSSSRHTLISPPSNFEHIYHMTSASAGAFLQKEASSSSSSQQSLLQPSSSSSSPSISSLGRSVMPSAQDDPIRDKPRPLSSISRQHRSKSHITRTASDFSSGASTRGACEPDLDLDREPDSDSTKHSTPSNSSNPSSPPSPNSPHRSQLTLDGLELEP, from the exons ATGTCGGCTCAGGAGCGGCTGCGGcggctggaggagctgctgctggagcagAAGGAGGCGGGATGCCTGAGCGTGGAGGCGCTGCTGGACCTGCTGCTCTGCCTCTACACCGAGTGCTCCAACTCCCCGCTGAAGAGGGAGAAGCACATCACCGAGTTCCTGAACTGGG tgaAGCCGTTCACCAGCCGGGTGAAGGACATGCGGCTGAAGAGAGACGACTTCGAGATGCTGAAGGTGATCGGACGAGGAGCCTTCGGGGAG GTTGCCGTGGTGAAGATGAAGAACACGGAGCGCGTTTACGCCATGAAGATCCTGAACAAGTGGGAGATGCTGAAGAGAGCCGAG ACGGCGTGTTTCCGGGAGGAACGGGACGTCCTGGTGAAAGGGGACAGTCAGTGGATCACCACTCTGCACTACGCCTTCCAGGATGACAACTTCCTG TACCTGGTGATGGACTACTACGTGGGCGGAGACCTGCTGACGCTGCTCAGTAAGTTTGAGGACCGTCTCCCTGAAGACATGGCCAGGTTCTACGTGGCAGAGATGGTTCTGGCCATCCACTCCATCCACCAGCAGCAGTACATCCACAG AGACATCAAACCGGACAACGTTCTGCTGGACGTCAACGGTCACATCCGGCTGGCCGACTTCGGCTCGTGTCTGCGGATGATGGAGGATGGAACG GTGCAGTCGTCTGTTGCCGTGGGAACCCCGGACTACATTTCCCCAGAGATCCTGCAGGCGATGGAGGACGGGATGGGACGCTACGGGCCGGAGTGCGACTGGTGGTCGCTGGGCGTCTGCATGTACGAGATGCTGTACGGAGAGACGCCGTTCTACGCCGAGTCGCTGGTGGAGACCTACGGCAAGATCATGAACCACGAG GAGCGTTTCCAGTTCCCCTCCCATGTGGCCGACGTCTCTGAAGACGCCAAGGATCTGATCCAGCGGCTGCTCTGCTCCCGGGACCACCGGCTGGGCCTCAACGGCATCTCGGACTTCAAGGGCCACGCCTTCTTCAGCGCCATCGACTGGGAGAACATCCGCTCCGCCGAGGCGCCGTACATCCCCGACGTCTCCTCGCCCACTGACACCTCCAACTTCGACGTGGACGATGACGTCCTGAAGAACCCG GACATCGGACCGCCGGTGTCTCACACCGGCTTCACCGGCCAGCACCTCCCCTTCGTCGGCTTCACCTTCACCACCAACAGCTGCTTCTCGGACCGCAGCGCGGCCGGCCGGGCGGCACCGGGAGTCCGAACGGAGCCGGACTGCGGCGGCGGCTCGGAGGTGGAGGCGTTTGAGAAGAGGATCCGCCGCCTGGAGCAGGAGAAGCAGGAGCTCAACCGCAAACTGCAAG AGTCCACCCAGGCCCTCCAGGCTCCGGCGCGGGGAGGAACTCTGGCCCGGGACAAAGAGATCAAGAAGCTGAACGAGGAAATCGACCGGCTCAAGAAGAAGCTGGCAG ACTCTGATAGGCTGGAGCACCAGCTGGAGGAGGCCGTCACGCTCAGGCAGGACTACGAAAGCTCCGCCTCCAAGATGAAGGCCGTGGAGAAGCAGGTGAAATCCCTGAGGCAGGAGAAGGACGACATCCACAAG CAACTGGCCGACTCTCTGGAGCGTCTGCGCAGCCAGACCAAGGAGCTGAAGGAGGCGCACTCCCAGAGGAAGCTGGCCCTGCAGGAGTTCTCGGAGCTGTCGGAGCGGATGGCCGAGCTGCGCTCCTCCAAGCAGCGCCTGTCCCGCCAGCTGAGGGacaaggaggaggagatggacgCGCTCATGCAGAAGATGGACGCCCTGAGACAGGAGATCCGCAAGACAGAGAAGAACCGCAAGGAG CTGGAGGCTCAGCTGGACGAGGCGAAGGCGGAGGCATCGAAGGAGAGGAAGCTGAGGGAGAACAGTGAAGTTTACTCCAAACAGCTGGAGACGGAGCTGCAGAGCCTGAAG TCCCAGCAGGGCCGAGGAGCTGCGGGCGGCGGCGGCGGAGCCGTGGAGTCCCAGCAGGAGCTGTCCCGGCTGAAGGCGGAGCTGGATAAGAAGGTTCTGTTCTACGAGGAGGAGCTGCTCCGGAAGGACTCGGCCCACTCCGGCGAGATCAAAACGCTCCGCAAGGACCTGCAGGAGTCAGAGGGGGCGCTGCTCACCGCCAAcaaggagctgctgcagctcagggACAAGCTGGACAAAGCCAACAGGAACAG GCAGAACGAGATGGAAGACATCATCGCTGCGCTGAAGGAGAAAATCGAGCGAGAGAAGAGCATGCTGACTGAAGAGAACCGCAAGCTAACGACCGAGAATGACAGG ctgtgTTCGTTCGTGGAAACCCTGACGGCTAACAACCAGCAGCTGGAGGACGACCTGCATTACCTGTCCTCCAAGAAGGAGAGCGTGGCGCACTGGGAGGCTCAGATCGCAGAGATCATCCAGTG GGTCAGCGATGAGAAGGACGCCCGCGGCTACCTGCAGGCGCTGGCTACCAAGATGACGGAGGAGCTGGAGACGCTGCGCAGCTCCAGCCTGGGAGCCCGACCTCTG CCTGAGTCAGGAGTGGCCACGCCCCCTAGGAAGCCCTGGCCTCCTATTGGTGGAGACAGGATG GACCCGCTGTGGAAGGTCCGCCGCAGCCAGAAGCTGGACATGTCGGCCCGTCTGGAGCTGCAGTCAGCTCTGGACGCCGAGCTGAAGGCCAAGCAGATGGTCCAGGAGGAGCTGCGCAAAGTCAAGGCTGCCAACATCAACCTGGAGAG TAAGCTGAAGGAGTCCGAGGAGAAGAGGCAGGAGGTGGTGGAGCAGGTGGAGGGTCTgaagaaggaggtggaggagagcCGCTCCCGCTCCGACAAAG GCCTGAAGCTCCCAGACTTCCAGGACTCCATGTTCGATTACTTCAACACGTCTCCTCTGGTTCCGGACCTCACCTTCAGG ACGGGAGATTTAGACTCCACCCCCGAGAAGTCGCTCCCCACGCCGCCTTCCCGATCCTCCGCCTCTGAGACTGAG GACGGAAAAACGGCGTCAGTTCCCGAAAGCCCCTCCCCCATCTTACAGAGCTCAGCGCTGGCTACACTCAAG CCCAAAGCTCACCAGCTGAGCATCAAAACGTTCTCCAGCCCCACGCTCTGCTCCCACTGCACCTCCCTGATGGTGGGCCTCAGTCGCCAGGGATACGCCTGCGAAG TCTGCTCCTTTATCTGCCATGTGGCCTGTAAAGAGCACGCCCCCCTGCTGTGCCCCATCCCGGCGGATCAGGCCAAGAGGCCGCAGGGCATCGACGTCCAGAGGGGCATCGGCACCGCCTACAAGGGCTACGTCCGG aTCCCGAAGCCCAGCGGCGTGAAGAAGGGCTGGCAGCGAGCGTTTGCTGTGGTGTCGGACTGCAAACTGTTTCTCTACGACATTCCAGAGGGGAAGTCCACCCAGCCGGGCGTGGTGGCCAGTCTGGTCCTGGACCTCAG AGATGAAGATCTGTCCGTCAGCTCTGTGTTGGCGTCTGACGTAATCCACGCTACCAGGAAGGACATCCCCTGCATCTTCAGG GTGACGTCGTCGCAGCTGAGCTCGCAGTTCTCCTCGGTGTCGCTGCTGGTGCTGGCGGAGAgcgaggaggagaagaagaagtggGTCCGGGTTCTGGAAAGTCTGCAGAACATCCTGACCAAGAACCAGCTGAAGAACCAGCAGGTCCACATCCTGCATGAGGCTTACGACGCCTCGCTGCCCCTCATCAAGACGGCACTGTGCGCCGCTGTCCTGG ATCGGGAGAGGATCGCTCTGGGAACAGAAGACGGGTTGTTCATCGTCGAGGTTACAAGAGACG TCATCGTCCGGGCCGCTGACAGTAAGAAGGTTTATCAGATCGAACTCATTCCCAAGGAGAAGATGGTGGCTCTGCTGTGCGGCCGGAACCGGCAGGTCCACCTTTACCCGTCGGGGGTTCTGGATGGGGCGGAGTCGTCCTTCGACACCAAGCTGGCAGAGACCAAGAACTGCCAGGTTCTGACCACCGGGCTGCTCCGACCCGGAGGCCCCGCCTGCCTGCTGGCCGCCGCCAAGCGCCAG GTCCAGTGCTACGAGATCAGCCGGGCGAAGCCGTACCACAAGAAGCTGTGGGAGGTTCAGGCGCCGGGCACGGTCCAGTGGCTGGGCATGCTGCGGGACCGGCTGTGCGTGGGATACTCGTCCGGCTTCGCCCTGCTGGCGCTGCAGGGCGAGTCGTCGCCCATCAGCCTGGTGAACCCGGCCGACCCGTCCCTGGCCTTCCTGGCCCAGCAGCCCATGGACGCGCTGCACGCCCTGGAGGTCGGCGCCGCCGAGGTTCTGCTCTGCTTCAGCCAACTGGGCCTCTATGTGGACGGGCAGGGCCGGCGCTCCCGGACCCAGGAGCTGATGTGGCCCGCGGCGCCGCTGGCCTGCT GTTCGAACTCGTCCCACCTGACGGTTTACAGCGAGTACGGAGTGGACGTGTTCGACATCCACACCACCGAATGGGTCCAGACCATCTCCCTGCGCAAg TTCCGCCCCCTGAACGCTGAAGGAACGCTGAACCTGCTGAGCTCAGAGCCGCCTCGCCTGGTTTACTTCAGCAACGCCTCATCAG AGGGAGACCTCACCATCCCGGAGACGTCGGACCGCAGCAGGAAGCTGATGGTTCGGACTCGCAGCAAGAGGAAGTTCCTGTTTAAGGTTCCAGAAGAGGAGCGGCTCCAGCAGAGGAG GGAGATGCTGAGGGACCCGGAGCTCCGATCCAAGATGATTTCCAACCCGACCAACTTCAACCACGTGGCCCACATGGGACCGGGAGACGGCATGCAGGTCCTGATGGACCTCCCCCTG GTCGGTGACCTcacctccctctctccctccccgtctccttctccctcctcttcttcctcccgTCACACCCTCATCTCCCCCCCCTCCAACTTTGAGCACATCTATCACATGACGTCGGCATCGGCCGGCGCCTTCTTGCAGAAGGaggcctcctcttcctcctcctcccagcaGAGCCTCCTGcagccttcctcctcctcctcctctccctccatcTCCTCTCTGGGAAGG AGTGTGATGCCCTCCGCCCAGGACGACCCAATCAGAGACAAGCCCCGCCCACTGTCCAGCATCTCCCGGCAACACAGGAGCAAGTCGCACATCACGCGCACGGCTTCAG ATTTTAGTTCCGGAGCTTCAACACGCGGCGCCTGTGAGCcggacctggacctggaccgAGAG CCGGACTCGGACTCCACCAAGCACTCGACCCCCTCCAACAGCTCCAACCCCAGCAGCCCCCCCAGCCCCAACTCCCCCCACCGCAGCCAGCTCACCCTGGACGGCCTGGAACTGGAGCCCTAA